The Bradyrhizobium guangxiense genomic sequence TGTGGGGATTTGCGATGGCGGCTGCGGGCCTTGCGATCGCGCTGCTGTCGCCGGTGTTGGGAGCGATCGCGGATGCCTCCGGCCGAAGGAAGCCGTGGATCGCAGGCTTCGGCGCGGTGCTGGTGTTGGCGTCGTGCGCGCTGTGGATCGGCAAGCCCGGCGATAGCGCCGTGATTCCGCCGCTGCTCACGGCCGTCGCGCTCGCCAGCGTGGGTGCGGAATTCGCCACGCTCTTCAACAACGCGATGATGCCGACCCTGGTGCCGCCGGAGCGGATCGGCCGCCTCTCCGGCACCGGCTGGGCGACGGGCTATATCGGCGGCATCGTCAGCCTGATCGTCGTGCTCGGCCTGCTCGCCGCAAATCCCGAGACCGGCCGCACGCTGCTCGGCCTCACGCCGCTGTTCGGGCTCGATCCCGTCACGCATCAGGGCGACCGTGCCGCGGGGCCATTGACCGGGCTGTGGTTCATCATCTTCGTGACGCCGATGTTCCTGTTCACGCCGGACTATCCGGCAAAGCGGCCCATCCGCGAGGCGCTGCGTGAAGGGCTGGCGGAGCTCAAGCAATCGATCAAGGGCCTGCCGCAGCAAAGATCCCTGGCGGCATTCCTGCTCGCCAACATGATCTACACCGACGGACTGGTATCGCTGTTCGCGTTCGGCGGCATCTATGCCGCGGGCACCTTCGGCTGGCACACGATCCAGATCGGCACGTTCGGCATCATGCTCGCAATTGCGGGTGCGTTCGGCGCCTGGCTCGGCGGCAAGCTCGACGATCGTCTCGGGCCGAAGCGCGTCATCACCGGCAGCCTGCTGGTCCTGCTCCTGTCGGTGGCGGCGATCCTGCTGGTCGACAAGGACAGTGTGTTGTTCGTCAAGGTCGCACCGCTGCAAGCGGGTGCGGCCCTGTTCTCGAGTGCGGCCGAGCGCGCCTATCTCGTGCTGGGCTGCCTGATCGGTGCGGCCGGCGGCCCATTGCAGGCCGCCTCGCGCACACTCTTGATCCGCCTCGCACCGAAAGATCGCATCGCGCAATATTTCGGCTTGTTCGCCCTGACCGGGAAAGTGACGTCCTTCATCGGACCGCTCTTGATCGGCATGATCACGGCGGCGACCGCGAGCCAGAAAGCCGGCATGGCCGTGCTGGTGGTGTTCTTCGTCGCAGGCCTGGGGCTGTTGATGCGGGTGCGGGCGCCGTAAACTCCCGCCATCGTTCGTCGCCCGGATTACGCTGCGCGCAATCCGGGGCGGTCTTTCCACGGGGCGAGAACCCGGACTTCGCTGTGCTCCATCCGGGCTACGGTCTTGGTGTGGCTCAGTGCCGGAAGTGCCGCGTGCCCGTGAACACCATGGCGATGCCGTGCTCGTCGGCGGCCTTGATCACCTCGTCGTCGCGCATGGAGCCGCCGGGCTGCACCACCGCG encodes the following:
- a CDS encoding MFS transporter — protein: MTTIAPDMRMAAAQRAYPPRAAVVSWIFFDWAAQPYFTLITTFVFAPYFATSVAPNPAAGQSLWGFAMAAAGLAIALLSPVLGAIADASGRRKPWIAGFGAVLVLASCALWIGKPGDSAVIPPLLTAVALASVGAEFATLFNNAMMPTLVPPERIGRLSGTGWATGYIGGIVSLIVVLGLLAANPETGRTLLGLTPLFGLDPVTHQGDRAAGPLTGLWFIIFVTPMFLFTPDYPAKRPIREALREGLAELKQSIKGLPQQRSLAAFLLANMIYTDGLVSLFAFGGIYAAGTFGWHTIQIGTFGIMLAIAGAFGAWLGGKLDDRLGPKRVITGSLLVLLLSVAAILLVDKDSVLFVKVAPLQAGAALFSSAAERAYLVLGCLIGAAGGPLQAASRTLLIRLAPKDRIAQYFGLFALTGKVTSFIGPLLIGMITAATASQKAGMAVLVVFFVAGLGLLMRVRAP